The following proteins are encoded in a genomic region of Cryptococcus neoformans var. neoformans JEC21 chromosome 2 sequence:
- a CDS encoding 1-aminocyclopropane-1-carboxylate deaminase, putative, which translates to MSTPAYLTKLESIPKEKFLFGPSPISYLPNLTAVLGGKVKLYAKREDCNSGLAYGGNKVRKLEYLVADAKAKGCNTLVSVGGVQSNHTRAVTAVAVASGLKAVTVQEKWVPIDPPLYSETGNILLSRLMGGDVRLNQETFDIRHKKATEDAFKDVEAKGGKPYYIPAGASDHPLGGLGFTNWVVELAKQEKELGVFFDVVIVCSVTGSSHAGTVVGAVAEGRKRKIIGIDASGKPEATRNQVLKIARNTAALLDERLEIKEEDVILDDRFHAGIYGIPDDETIAAMKLAAQTDAFITDPVYEGKSMAGMIRLVKEGAIKEGSNVLYIHLGGQPALNAYSSYFPHA; encoded by the exons ATGTCTACGCCCGCTTACCTAACAAAGCTCGAGTCTATCCCCAAGGAGAAGTTCCTC TTCGGtccttctcccatctcATACCTTCCCAATCTCACCGCCGTTCTCGGTGGGAAGGTCAAGCTTTACGCCAAGCGTGAGGACTGCAACTCCGGCCTGGCCTACGGTGGTAACAAAGTCCGAAAG CTGGAGTATCTCGTTGCGGATGCCAAGGCCAAAGGTTGTAACACTCTCGTCTCCGTCGGTGGTGTGCAATCCAATCACACCAGGGCTGTGACCGCTGTGGCCGTCGCTTCTGGACTCAAAG CCGTCACAGTGCAAGAGAAGTGGGTCCCCATCGACCCCCCTCTTTACTCTGAGACAGGcaacatccttctctcccgATTAATGGGCGGCGACGTTAGACTTAACCAGGAGACTTTCGATATCAGACACAAAAAGGCTACCGAAGATGCTTTCAAGGACGTGGAAGCCAAGGGCGGCAAGCCATA CTACATCCCTGCTGGCGCTTCTGACCACCCACTCGGTGGATTGGGTTTCACAAACTGGGTCGTTGAGCTCGCCaagcaagaaaaagaacTCGGCGTCTTCTTCGACGTCGTCATCGTCTGCTCCGTCACTGGTTCTTCTCACGCCGGTACCGTCGTCGGTGCCGTtgcagaaggaaggaagcgCAAGATTATCGGTATTGACGCGAGTGGTAAGCCCGAAGCGACAAGAAACCAGGTCTTGAAGATTGCAAGGAATACTGCGGCCTTGTTGGATGAGCGTTTGGAGAttaaggaggaggacgtCATCTTGGACGACAGGTTCCACGCTGGTATCTATGGTATTCCTGACGATGAGACCATCGCCGCCATGAAGT TGGCTGCCCAAACCGATGCGTTCATCACCGACCCTGTATACGAAGGCAAGTCCATGGCGGGAATGATCCGACTTGTGAAGGAAGGTGCCATTAAGGAAGGATCGAACGTGTTGTATATCCACCTCGGTGGACAACCGGCGTTAAACGCCTATAGCTCATATTTCCCTCATGCTTAG
- a CDS encoding expressed protein: MSKADTPKEELPQTHFDASNQAVDWDAYKKEVPLWKRIHNHSLTQMLLMSVQAFCGPAMSDAISGLGGGGLASPQTSNIANAINYAFLAITCFLGGPLVNKLGTKWSLVLGAMSFPIQGASYYCNSKFGTQWFLIFGAFVSGIGTGCWYVAEAGTIMSISPTGARGKYLALWIVSRNLGQLIGGAINLSKNHTAGVDGGVTPDTYIAFLIIESLAFPFAFLISPLHNVVRSDGTRIRVSKPLSTKQEFRQILTTMTSKLVLLSAIWAIWSFFYSGTWSTYLATYFSTRARALSSLVSPFFCIIGCFGLGFILDIKGLSQRRRAQLGLFTVIILNTAVYIWTIIMQVRFNRNNPGAIDWNDSLYPSAFLPYFFVQTTGPLSQSYMYWLISSFAKDAQSNVRNGSLFRCLEAIGQAISFGMNTQISTSPLIGVCVTFGLMAAALIPMLLLVNTTPDKIPADELMEEEQQQGVAAQDMKEKEDTGEKEEDVSVFVSPAH, translated from the exons ATGTCAAAGGCCGATACTCCTAAAGAGGAATTGCCTCAGACCCACTTCGATGCTTCTAATCAGGCGGTTGACTGGGATGCGTACAAGAAGGAGGTCCCCTTATGGAAGAGAATCCATAACCACAGTTTGACGCAGATGTTGCTCATGAGCGTTCAGGCATTCTGCGGACCAGCCATGTCAGATGCTATCTCAGGATtaggtggtggtgggttGGCAAGTCCCCAAACTTCTAATATCGC TAACGCCATCAACTATGCATTCTTGGCCATAA CATGTTTCCTGGGAGGTCCTCTTGTGAACAAGCTTGGTACAAAATGGTCTCTCGTACTGGGCGCCATGTCTTTTCCCATTCAAGGAGCTTCATATTATTGCAACAGCAAATTCGGCACACAATGG TTTCTCATCTTCGGTGCTTTCGTCAGCGGTATCGGAACAGGTTGTTGGTATGTAGCGGAAGCAGGTACAATCATGTCTATCTCTCCTACTGGTGCTCGTGGAAAATACCTCGCTCTGTGGATTGTCTCTCGTAATCTCGGTCAGCTAATTGGAGGAGCTATCAA TCTTTCAAAAAACCACACAGCTGGCGTAGACGGCGGAGTTACTCCAGATACATACATTGCGTTTTTAATCATCGAAAGCTTGGC CTTCCCCTTTGCCTTCCTGATCTCCCCGCTCCATAACGTCGTACGATCGGATGGTACTCGAATCAGAGTGTCCAAGCCTCTTTCAACAAAGCAAGAGTTCAGGCAAATCTTGACCACCATGACATCTAAGCTCGTCTTGCTCTCGGCTATCTGGGCTATTTGGTCATTCTTCTACAG TGGTACATGGTCTACTTACCTTGCCACTTACTTTTCCACTCGAGCTCGAGCCTTATCATCCCTTGTCTCTCCGTTCTTCTGCAT TATTGGCTGTTTCGGCCTTGGTTTTATCCTCGATATCAAGGGTCTCAGCCAACGACGCCGTGCTCAGCTCGGTCTGTTTACTGTCATCATCTTGAACACCGCCGTCTACATCTGgaccatcatcatgcaaGTCAGATTCAACCGCAATAACCCCGGAGCCATCGACTGGAACGACTCCCTCTATCCTTCTGCATTCCTTCCTTACTTCTTTGTGCAAACAACCGGACCTCTTTCTCAGAGTTACATGTACTGGCTTATCTCGTCATTTGCTAAAGATGCTCAGT CCAACGTTCGTAATGGCTCTCTTTTCAGGTGTCTCGAAGCGATCGGCCAAGCTATCTCTTTCGGCATGAACACCCAGATTTCTACAAGCCCTCTCATTGGCGT TTGTGTAACATTCGGTCTTATGGCTGCTGCGCTCATCCCTATGCTCTTACTTGTCAACACTACTCCGGACAAGATCCCTGCCGACGAActgatggaggaggaacagcagcaaggagTAGCAGCACAGGATatgaaggaaaaagaagacacaggagagaaggaggaagatgtcTCGGTGTTCGTTTCTCCGGCCCATTAA
- a CDS encoding caspase, putative, which produces MKAQRCTVCAGRPPERDFNLFIYLISFWDVCITGLSTHLRCIYSDAFLIEYHLFRCLPHRISVAGVAQRHFGVSVAPSFDAVCPWHIVRLALLYYLPSAYCHSSFQLNLLPSSHSMSDYEDEYYQPEEREVEYRDEDDERGYERYESPPRSPARSSSSSSGGGRESRHSDSSEEDGRHSDGDYRPVQGSVGLGNVAAVGIMTGMMGNLMGGGNGTSNRETGGNYYQAPSGQYQNGYNGCQNDYQQAGYGQNGYGQEGYGNQQQGYGGNEYRDAGYGSDYPHPGPPPQQYEPTNAGYAPPPPLYAGRQQHYGDYRANEGDDGGPHPQHFGPEFHDSQTGEVAQAYFEYSRCNGRRKALLIGINYIGSSAQLAGCINDVHNVQKFITERYGYQLDDIVMLTDDNNDARTMPTRDNIIKAMKWLVDGAQRDDALFFHYSGHGTQTEDMDGDEQDGQDEAICPVDYETAGLLIDDDIHELLVRPLPSGCRLTAIFDSCHSATVMDLPYVYATDGTVKEPDLLAEASQGLLGTGMDILRGDTGGIMTSLFGAAKSAWAANKAEEKTKRTKTSPADVVMWSGCKDNQTSADTQEDGEATGAMSYAFISALNKRPNQSYQELLIAIRDEMKGKYTQKPQLSACHPIDTSLLFAA; this is translated from the exons ATGAAAGCCCAAAGATGTACTGTATGTGCCGGCCGACCACCGGAGAGAGATTTCAATCTGTTCATTTATTTGATTTCTTTTTGGGATGTGTGCATTACTGG ATTGTCGACCCACCTAAGATGTATTTATTCAGATGCCTTCCTCATAGAATATCATTTATTCAGATGCCTTCCTCATAGAATATCAGTTGCCGGTGTCGCTCAACGTCATTTCGGCGTGTCCGTGGCCCCTTCCTTTGACGCTGTGTGTCCTTGGCACATCGTTCGCCTGGCATTATTATACTATCTACCATCTGCTTATTGTCATTCATCTTTTCAGTTGAATCTACTTCCCAGCTCACATTCAATGTCTGATTACGAAGACGAGTACTACCAGCCGGAAGAGCGTGAGGTCGAATAcagagatgaagacgacgagCGCGGATACGAGAGATACGAGTCGCCGCCCCGCTCTCCGGCTCGCAGTAGCAGCAGTAGCAGCGGCGGTGGTCGCGAAAGTCGTCACAGCGATTCctcggaagaagacggacGTCACAGTGATGGGGACTATCGTCCGGTGCAGGGGTCAGTCGG TCTCGGCAATGTAGCGGCCGTGGGCAT TATGACCGGAATGATGGGCAATTTGATGGGCGGTGGAAATGGAACATCCAATCGCGAGACTGGAGGCAATTATTATCAAGCACCTTCTGGACA ATATCAAAACGGCTACAACGGCTGTCAAAATGATTATCAGCAAGCGGGCTACGGTCAGAATGGGTACGGACAAGAAGGTTATGGcaatcaacaacaaggtTACGGGGGGAACGAATACCGTGATGCAGGATACGGCAGTGATTATCCTCACCCTGggcctcctcctcagcaGTACGAGCCGAC TAACGCCGGGTACGCCCCTCCGCCACCTCTTTATGCTGGTCGACAGCAACACTATGGTGATTATCGCGCAAATGAAGGCGATGATGGAGGGCCTCACCCTCAGCATTTCGGTCCTGAATTCCATGACAGTCAAACCGGTGAAGTTGCTCAGGCATACTTTGAGTATTCCAGATGTAATGGCCGGAGGAAGGCTCTTCTT ATCGGTATAAACTATATTGGATCCAGTGCTCAGCTCGCTGGCTGTATCAACGACGTCCACAATGTCCAAAAGTTTATTACAGAGCGATATGGCTATCAGCTTGACGACATTGTTATGCTCACTGATGATAACAACGACGCGAGGACTATGCCTACGAGGGACAACATAATCAAAGCGATGAAGTGGCTTGTTGATGGAGCTCAGAGGGATGATGCTTTGTTCTTTCATTA TTCTGGGCATGGAACCCAGAcggaggatatggatggTGATGAGCAAGATGGCCAGGACGAGG CAATCTGCCCAGTTGATTATGAAACTGCTGGTCTGCTTATTGATGATGACA T CCACGAGCTCCTTGTTCGCCCTCTCCCTTCGGGTTGCCGCCTTACAGCGATATTCGATTCTTGTCATTCTGCGACCGTCATGGATCTGCCTTACGTT TACGCCACCGACGGCACTGTCAAAGAGCCCGATCTTCTAGCTGAAGCTTCTCAGGGCCTTCTCGGTACCGGTATGGATATTCTTCGGGGAGACACCGGAGGAATCATGACTAGTCTGTTTGGAGCCGCGAAAAGCGCGTGGGCGGCCAATaaagcagaagaaaagacgaagaggacaAAGACGAGCCCTGCGGATGTTGTCATGTGGTCGGGGTGTAAGGATAACCAGACT AGCGCGGATACTcaggaagatggtgaggCCACTGGCGCCATGTCCTAC GCATTTATCTCCGCTCTCAACAAACGACCTAATCAGAGCTACCAAGAGTTGCTCATCGCGATTCGAGATGAGATGAAGGGCAAATACACTCAGAAACCTCAGCTTTCTGCTTGTCACC
- a CDS encoding 1-aminocyclopropane-1-carboxylate deaminase, putative — translation MKLVRFLMKLNNETVTIELKNGTVIHGTITSVDPQMNTHLKSVKLTLRSQPSSQPPLSLDSIAIRGNNIRYFILPDSLPLDTLLVDDAPKPKKKKEGAAARGARGAARGARGARGGGRGAPRARGRGF, via the exons ATGAAGCTCGTCAG GTTTTTGATGAAGCTCAATAACGAGACGGTCACGATCGAGCTCAAGAACGGGACTGTCATTCACGGTACCATCACTT CCGTGGACCCTCAAATGAACACCCACCTTAAGTCCGTTAAGCTCACTCTCCGTTCTCAACCTTCATCCCAACCACCTTTGTCCCTCGACTCTATAGCCATCCGAGGAAATAATATCCGATACTTCATCCTCCCCgactctcttcctcttgatACTTTGTTGGTTGACGACGCGCCTAAGCctaagaagaagaaggaaggagctGCTGCTAGGGGAGCTAGAGGAGCAGCTAGGGGAGCAAGGGGAGCCAGGGGCGGTGGCCGAGGCGCGCCTAGAGctagaggaagaggtttcTAG
- a CDS encoding expressed protein, with translation MLRRNYTPTPLGYAILTFFALIALYFLTPADTSISLLPSSWSSQSDTWATPHEPIGEEEDELDNRPLPLLPEIYSSEFPDLKLPASLLASPKLYPLTSRLVTFLSRPILSHSAASPANLEGCPSELSDKLVNPDQYAGDGPFWRDDVDEAEIVRRRADVVRYLSEAVEKGEQVLGQEGKTGKGRGIVLTGGNQDTTLRTITAIKHLRRLGVKLPIEVFHYSDELHNKQQRKEIESLGATLREAKGLEKVAGVWKNWQIKGLALVQSSFREIIYLDSDNTPLRSPSHLFDAPIYTSSGRAAFWPDLSKDHPDNAIWRLVGETCSLDLWTFESGQIVVDKAGNEGMNLAALIIAAGMMRDRDFWFHMCGGDKDTFRWAWRMLDIEFGVSPRWMSTVGIRNEFQNGRFCGHSVLQYDLATPVGFSRPPPLFVHSNLLKHLGGAGLSKGKLFKFIRRMSEDYSSSPALNHAHSFVYDGIARGMCLDLDWHEDTPQEVKEDVRVETYAVGQEEGGVFDGFEDAWWEEGGRVGGW, from the exons ATGCTTCGCCGTAACTACACCCCGACACCATTAGGCTACGCCATCTTAACTTTTTTCGCCCTAATCGCTCTTTACTTTCTCACACCCGCCGAcacatccatctctctcctgcCATCCTCATGGTCATCCCAGTCTGATACATGGGCAACACCACACGAACCTatcggagaagaagaagacgagctCGATAACCGGCCGCTCCCGCTTTTACCAGAAATCTACTCTTCCGAATTCCCCGACCTGAAACTCCCCGCATCTCTACTTGCCTCACCGAAGCTCTACCCTCTGACCTCTCGCCTCGTAACGTTCCTCTCCCGACCTATCCTTTCTCATTCGGCTGCATCGCCAGCAAATCTGGAGGGTTGTCCATCGGAGCTGAGTGATAAGCTTGTGAACCCTGATCAGTATGCCGGTGATGGTCCATTCTGGAGAGAcgatgttgatgaagcGGAAATTGTGAGACGACGAGCAGATGTTGTTAGGTACTTGAGTGAAGCAGTAGAGAAGGGTGAACAAGTGCTGGGtcaggaaggaaagacagGAAAGGGGAGAGGGATCGTTTTGACAGGTGGTAACCAA GACACCACTCTCCGGACAATCACTGCTATCAAGCATCTTCGAAGGCTAGGCGTCAAACTCCCGATCGAAGTGTTTCATTATTCGGACGAGCTTCATAATAAACAGCAGCGAAAAGAGATTGAGTCGCTTGGAGCGACATTGAGAGAGGCAAAGGGGCTTGAAAAGGTTGCCGGTGTATGGAAA AACTGGCAAATCAAAGGCCTCGCTCTCGTTCAATCTTCGTTCCGTGAAATTATCTACCTCGACTCTGATAACACCCCGCTTCGCTCCCCTTCTCACCTGTTCGATGCCCCCATCTACACTTCCTCTGGTCGAGCTGCATTCTGGCCTGATCTCTCCAAAGACCATCCCGACAACGCCATTTGGCGCCTGGTAGGCGAAACATGTTCCTTGGATCTCTGGACATTCGAAAGTGGGCAGATTGTGGTGGACAAAGCGGGTAACGAAGGGATGAACCTTGCGGCTCTTATTATCGCTGctgggatgatgagggaTAGGGATTTTTGGTTCCATATGTGCGGAGGGGATAAGGATACGTTTAGGTGGGCGTGGAGGATGTTGGATATCGAGTTTGGGGTATCGCCAAGGTGGATGAGTACAGTAGGAATTCGAAATGAATTCCAGAACGGACGTTTTTGCGGACA CTCTGTACTCCAATACGACCTCGCGACACCTGTAGGTTTCTCCCGCCCACCGCCACTCTTTGTCCACTCCAATCTACTCAAACATCTCGGCGGAGCGGGCCTCTCAAAAGGCAAACTTTTCAAATTCATCCGCCGCATGTCGGAAGACTACTCTAGTTCACCAGCACTCAACCATGCGCACTCTTTTGTGTATGATGGGATTGCAAGAGGGATGTGTTTGGATTTGGACTGGCACGAGGATACACCGCaagaggtgaaggaagatgtGAGAGTGGAGACTTATGCGGTGGGgcaggaggaaggcggGGTGTTTGATGGATTTGAGGATGCatggtgggaagaaggaggacgtGTTGGAGGGTGGTAA
- a CDS encoding fructosyl amino acid oxidase, putative, translating to MPPSRASTKVIVIGGGGTLGSSTALHLLRAGYTPSNITVLDTYPIPSAQSAGNDLNKIMGIRIRNPVDKQLSLEARDMWRNDEVFKPYFHNTGRLDCAHTPESIASLRKSYEAILKAGSGLEKTHHWLSTEDEILARAPLLDRKQIKGWKAIYSEDGGWLAAAKAINSIGQVLKEKGVTFGFGSAGSFKKPLFDEDGTKAIGIETVDGTQYFADKVVLAAGAWSPTLVDLEGQCCSKAWVYAHMQLTPEEAAEYKECPVVYNSELGFFFEPNEKGVIKVCDEFPGFTRFKQHQPYGASTTKHISFPRSHAKHPTDTIPDESDASIRRAISAFLPRFKEKELFNRALCWCTDTADANLLICEHPKWKNFILATGDSGHSFKILPNIGKHVVELIEGTLAEDLAESWRWRPGSGDPLISRRAAPARDLADLPGWNHDEPSDDDMDVKDVAVSLASVKIGENIGEKVVEDGARVGVKVLA from the exons ATGCCACCTTCGCGCGCCAGTACTAAGGTCATAGTTATCGGGGGCGGTGGTACTCTCGGGTCCTCTACTGCTCTTCACCTTTTACGAGCCGGTTACACTCCATCCAACATCACTGTGCTTGACACGTATCCAATCCCATCAGCACAGTCGGCTGGCAATGACCTCAATAAGATCATGGGTATTCGTATCAGGAATCCTGTAGATAAGCAGTTGAGCCTGGAAGCAAGAGACATGTGGAGGAATGATGAAGTTTTCAAGCCTTATTTCCACAACACGGGAAGA CTTGATTGTGCTCATACACCGGAGAGCATTGCATCTTTGCGTAAATCGTACGAGGCTATCTTAAAGGCCGGGAGCGGGCTCGAGAAGACCCACCATTGGCTGAGtacagaagatgaaataCTGGCTAGAGCCCCTTTGTTGGATCGGAAACAGATCAAA GGATGGAAAGCTATTTACAGCGAAGATGGGGGCTGGCTTGCGGCGGCGAAAGCTATCAACAGTATCGGCCAGGtgttgaaagagaaaggtgtGACATTCGGATTCGGGAG TGCGGGCTCATTCAAGAAACCCTTGTTTGACGAAGACGGTACCAAGGCCATCGGCATTGAGACAGTTGATGGTACGCAATATTTTGCCGACAAGGTCGTTCTGGCTGCCGGAGCTTGGAGTCCTACCCTCGTGGATTTGGAAGGGCAATGCTGTTCAAAG GCTTGGGTTTACGCCCATATGCAATTGACACCAGAAGAGGCTGCCGAATACAAGGAGTGTCCTGTGGTGTACAACTCTGAACTTGGGTTCTTCTTCGAGCCCAATGA AAAAGGAGTCATCAAAGTGTGCGACGAATTCCCAG GGTTCACCCGTTTCAAGCAACATCAACCTTACGGCGCCTCCACTACTAAACACATCTCTTTCCCGCGCTCCCATGCCAAACACCCTACCGATACCATTCCGGACGAGTCGGACGCATCTATCCGCCGTGCTATCTCTGCCTTTTTACCGAGAttcaaagaaaaagaactGTTCAACAGAGCACTGTGCTGGTGTACAGATACCGCCGATGCCAATCTTTTGATATGCGAACATCCCAAATGGAAGAATTTTATCTTAGCTACAGGGGATAGTGG ACATTCATTCAAAATTCTTCCCAATATCGGTAAACATGTCGTTGAACTTATAGAAGGTACCCTTGCCGAGGACTTGGCTGAGagctggagatggagacCTGGAAGCGGTGACCCCCTGATCTCTCGTCGAGCAGCCCCTGCAAGGGATCTTGCTGATCTTCCAGGATGGAACCATGATGAGCCCTCGGATGACGATATGGATGTAAAGGATGTCGCTGTATCGCTTGCTTCTGTGAAAATTGGCGAAAACATCGGGGAGAAGGttgtggaagatggagcACGAGTCGGAGTCAAAGTTCTAGCTTAG
- a CDS encoding dehydrogenase, putative translates to MASTEIPTTMRAWTQNESNWISISNVPVPPVEDNHVLVKVQYVAQNPTDWKSALYISPPGVIVGCDYAGTVIKLGPNLKTPLKIGDKIAGCVKGGSSNAEGSYAQYAVVESDMCFVVPEGIPLEEAATFGIGYMTAAQAVVYSQGKALPPGDTKVSGNSWYIVYGASASVGLFATSLAKALGYRVLGICSPHSFSLVKSYGADATIDYHNQSQAISEALDLTDGGVEFALDAISEGDSFRNIVKMMGQRGKQLNVMLPVPDDVRKINPELKIEFTGVRTLWGAEFKFGLRDSEKSTWPADPNGRVFGEELFRKTPELVAKYGIKPNPVKIRGGFEDIGAGLEDLKDGKVSGQKLVLKVA, encoded by the exons ATGGCTTCAACAGAAATCCCCACCACTATGCGAGCATGGACCCAAAATGAG tCCAATTGGATCTCCATCAGCAATGTCCCGGTCCCTCCAGTGGAAGACAACCACGTGCTCGTCAAAGTCCAATACGTAGCTCAA AACCCAACCGACTGGAAAAGCGCCCTCTACATATCCCCTCCAGGTGTCATCGTTGGCTGCGACTACGCCGGCACCGTCATCAAACTCGGACCCAACCTGAAAACTCCCCTCAAAATAGGCGACAAGATCGCAGGGTGTGTCAAAGGCGGATCGTCAAATGCCGAAGGGTCGTACGCTCAGTACGCGGTGGTGGAGAGCGATATGTGCTTTGTCGTTCCTGAGGGGATACCTCTGGAGGAGGCTGCGACGTTTGGGATTGGGTACATGACTGCCGCTCAG GCTGTCGTATACAGTCAGGGCAAAGCACTCCCACCAGGCGATACCAAAGTGTCTGGGAACTCTTGGTATATCGTCTATGGCGCCTCAGCCTCTGTCGGCTTATTCGCCACATCCCTCGCCAAAGCTCTAGGTTACCGTGTCCTTGGCATCTGTTCTCCCCACTCATTCTCACTTGTGAAATCGTATGGCGCTGACGCTACCATCGATTACCACAATCAATCCCAAGCCATCTCAGAGGCGTTGGATCTGACAGACGGAGGGGTGGAGTTTGCGTTGGATGCGATTTCAGAAGGAGACAGTTTTAGGAATATTGTTAAGATGATGGGCCAGAGGGGAAAGCAGTTGAATGTTATGCTGCCAGTACCGGACGACGTGCGCAAGATTAACCCGGAGCTCAAGATTGAGTTCACAGGAGTGAGAACTTTATGGGGCGCT GAGTTCAAATTTGGTCTTCGTGACTCTGAGAAATCTACCTGGCCTGCCGATCCGAATGGCAGAGTGTTCGGTGAGGAATTGTTCCGCAAAACGCCAGAGCTTGTCGCAAAGTATGGGATCAAGCCCAACCCTGTCAAGATTAGAGGTGGATTCGAAGATATAGGAGCAGGGTTGGAAGATTTGAAG GATGGAAAAGTTTCGGGACAGAAGCTGGTGCTCAAAGTCGCATAA
- a CDS encoding serine/threonine kinase receptor associated protein, putative, with protein sequence MQGYSNGYSTLPPSLNPNPVIGQYAPSQQVQLSGQPRLGSVPSSQSNETIKVQPLLCSGHTRPVTHLQFSNVLDDGTYLLISACKDGNPMLRSWLGDWIGTFIGHKGAVWSSKISLDTSRAVTGSADFTAKIWDTYSGEALHTFSHNHIVRSVALNPQQTPQYLLTGGHEKKIRLFDLGRPDAEPLVLGTNPDGLSCEGIIKSLVWDEGQNGTMGVSAAEDGKVRWWDLRTLSQIASLDLGEPISSMELAHGGGTLSVTAGKNVHFLDILRQHPPVTIPLPHPVTSASLHPYLRDRFVAGSTSDPWVRVYDLDSGKEREVYKGHHGPVLCASYSPDGEVYASGSEDGTIRLWQTNPGKAYGLWQTSD encoded by the exons ATGCAGGGATACAGCAACGGCTACTCGACTCTTCCGCCGTCTCTTAACCCTAATCCTGTGATTGGGCAATACGCTCCGTCTCAGCAAGTGCAGCTTTCCGGTCAGCCTCGTCTTGGTTCggtcccttcttctcaatcaaATGAAACTATCAAGGTCCAGCCATTGTTGTGCTCTGGCCACACTAGGCCTGTAACACATCTCCAATTCTCAAACGT GCTTGACGACGGAACATATCTCTTGATCTCAGCGTGTAAGGATGGAAATCCCATGCTCCGGAGCTGGCTCGGAGACTGGATCGGTACTTTCATCG GACACAAGGGTGCTGTGTGGTCTTCCAAAATTTCACTCGATACTTCTCGAGCTGTTACCGGTAGTGCGGATTTCACTGC GAAGATCTGGGATACCTACAGTGGCGAAGCCCTTCACACTTTTTCTCACAACCACATTGTCCGCTCTGTCGCCTTGAACCCTCAACAAACCCCCCAATACCTCCTTACT GGTGGACACGAGAAGAAAATCCGTCTCTTTGACCTTGGCCGACCTGACGCCGAACCTCTTGTCCTCGGCACCAACCCCGATGGCTTGTCTTGCGAAGGCATCATTAAGAGTCTCGTTTGGGATGAAGGTCAAAACGGAACCATGGGTGTCAGCGCTGCCGAAGATGGCAAAGTTCG ATGGTGGGACCTCCGAACACTGAGCCAAATCGCCTCTCTCGACCTTGGTGAACCCATCTCTAGCATGGAACTCGCCCATGGCGGCGGCACCCTCAGCGTCACAGCAGGCAAGAATGTTCACTTCCTCGACATTCTCCGTCAACACCCTCCAGTTACCATCCCTCTTCCGCACCCCGTCACATCCGCTTCTCTCCACCCTTATCTACGTGACAGATTCGTTGCGGGTAGTACGTCTGACCCTTGGGTCCGAGTTTACGACCTTGATTCTGGCAAGGAGCGAGAAGTGTACAAGGGTCATCATGGACCCGTGCTATGTGCAAGCTACAGTCCTGATGGTGAGGTTTACGCGAGTGGTAGTGAGGATGGCACTATTAGGCTTTGGCAGACGAACCCTGGAAAAGCTTATGGGTTGTGGCAAACTTCAGACTAA